From the genome of Spinacia oleracea cultivar Varoflay chromosome 2, BTI_SOV_V1, whole genome shotgun sequence, one region includes:
- the LOC110793255 gene encoding uncharacterized protein has protein sequence MFNPQENEAPQHPLQNNSKPGPKGAYEVRRVNNGLYIRVDMPGVASLDDVKLNNKSDKHSITFYGKAPMREGWPLDDSQRVYAGSICLDRDPDLIPIEKTFKNGCLRLFLPAADGNLCFLTNQESGQSQNPADEQVHQPDVIIGGLVCVIPYKPDCGCCKGGHSDIQERTCTKEMSFINPCVLQGVRGVYETKFLQEKEGDDGWGMYFRFDMPDFSTARMCQVKVEKKRCIIFGPMGSKEYPLDQGGRSYFCKLTLCCDCCYFLSEKAVHELKDGVMRMWFTILSKQKNNSSSAKRVRNNSRRT, from the exons ATGTTCAACCCACAAg AGAACGAAGCTCCACAACATCCACTACAGAACAATTCAAAACCTGGTCCAAAGGGAGCTTATGAAGTGAGGAGAGTGAACAATGGGTTGTACATTAGGGTGGACATGCCTGGAGTAGCATCATTAGATGATGTGAAACTCAACAACAAGTCTGACAAACATTCTATTACTTTCTATGGAAAAGCCCCAATGCGTGAGGGTTGGCCCCTTGACGACTCTCAAAGAGTTTATGCAGGCTCCATTTGTCTTGATCGTGATCCTGACTTAATTCCTATTGAAAAGACTTTCAAGAATGGATGTTTAAGGCTCTTTTTACCTGCTGCAGATGGAAACCTTTGCTTCCTTACTAATCAAG AATCTGGACAGAGCCAAAATCCTGCTGATGAGCAAGTTCATCAACCTGACGTCATTATAG GTGGATTGGTTTGTGTAATTCCTTATAAGCCTGATTGTGGCTGCTGCAAAGGAGGACATTCAGATATCCAAGAAA GAACATGCACCAAAGAAATGTCATTCATTAACCCATGTGTACTGCAGGGGGTTAGAGGTGTATATGAAACAAAATTCCTGCAAGAAAAGGAAGGAGATGATGGGTGGGGGATGTACTTCAGGTTTGACATGCCAGATTTCAGTACTGCAAGAATGTGTCAAGTGAAGGTGGAGAAGAAACGTTGTATAATATTTGGACCAATGGGCTCAAAAGAGTATCCTCTCGACCAAGGAGGCCGGTCTTACTTCTGTAAACTGACCTTATGCTGTGATTGTTGCTACTTTCTCTCAGAGAAGGCCGTGCATGAACTTAAAGACGGTGTTATGAGAATGTGGTTTACAATTTTATCAAAGCAGAAGAACAATTCTTCATCAGCAAA GCGTGTGAGAAACAACTCTCGTCGGACCTAA